A genomic segment from Ciconia boyciana chromosome 5, ASM3463844v1, whole genome shotgun sequence encodes:
- the ABRAXAS1 gene encoding BRCA1-A complex subunit Abraxas 1 isoform X3 — translation MCPTGPGPALPPVAAGGSRRRGAARHCWGHGGREHVGPTLGLRLRRPRLPAPQHRLGHDIQKHIPCYQLFSFYNSAGELNELALKKILSGCKKSVIGWYKFRRNTDQTMTFRERLLHKNLQSHLSNQGLVFLLLTSSVMTESCSTYRLEHALHRPQEGLFQKVPLVVTNLGMAEQQGYRTVSGSCISSGFVRAVRQHRSEFFYEDGSLQEVHKINEMYATLQEELKKICSTVEASERSVEKLLAEVSQLKEEIKRKKQLSCSEDRDYPGEPKENVLLCQALQTFFPNSGLQTCIVSFKGRQISKNCCNIDHNINVMDKLTLMVEERDFTEAETRYLTKRKVRGTTTGSKSFKKSRSLQLHQKLLQDQEDSDQERKLMLSSTETDEDVLEEIRHTNEYPHSPTF, via the exons ATGTGCCCGACagggcccggccctgccctgccgccgGTGGCCGCTgggggctcccgccgccgcggcgcggcccgccATTGTTGGGGGCATGGAGGGCGAGAGCACGTCGGCCCTACTCTCGGGCTTCGTCTTCGGCGCCCTCGCCTTCCAGCACCTCAGCACCGACTCGGACACG ATATACAGAAGCATATTCCATGCTACCAGTTGTTCAG CTTTTATAATTCTGCAGGAGAACTGAATGAACTTGCCCTGAAGAAAATACTATCAGGCTGTaagaag AGTGTAATAGGATGGTACAAATTCAGACGTAACACAGACCAGACCATGACATTCCGTGAAAGACTTCTTCATAAGAATTTACAGTCACACCTATCCAATCAGGGTCTTGTATTCCTTTTATTAACCTCTAGCGTGATGACAGAAAGTTGTTCTACTTACAGACTGGAACATGCCTTACATCGGCCACAAGAAGG tCTTTTCCAGAAAGTTCCTTTGGTGGTTACCAACTTGGGTATGGCAGAACAGCAAGGTTATAGAACAGTGTCTGGTTCCTGCatatcttctggttttgtgcGAGCAGTAAGACAACACAG GTCAGAATTCTTTTATGAAGATGGATCCTTACAAGAGGTTCATAAGATAAATGAGATGTATGCCACCTTGCAGGAGGAACTGAAG aaaatatgcTCTACAGTAGAAGCCAGTGAACGATCTGTAGAGAAACTCTTAGCAGAGGTGAGccaattaaaagaagaaataaagaggaaaaaacaactaAGTTGTTCAG aagacagaGACTACCCAGGAGAGCCAAAGGAGAATGTTCTCCTTTGTCAGgcactgcaaacatttttccccaATTCTGGACTTCAGACATGTATTGTTTCCTTCAAAGGCCGACAGATATCCAAGAACTGCTGTAACATTGACCATAATATTAATGTCATGGACAAACTGACTCTCATGGTAGAAGAAAGAGACTTCACTGAAGCTGAAACAAGATACCTAACCAAGCGTAAAGTCAGAGGGACCACAACAGGATCAAAGTCATTCAAGAAATCCAGATCACTGCAGCTTCACCAAAAATTACTTCAAGACCAAGAGGACAGTGACCAGGAAAGGAAGCTTATGCTCAGTAGCACTGAAACAGATGAGGATGTGTTGGAAGAAATTAGACACACAAATGAATACCCACACTCTCCTACTTTCTGA
- the ABRAXAS1 gene encoding BRCA1-A complex subunit Abraxas 1 isoform X1, producing the protein MCPTGPGPALPPVAAGGSRRRGAARHCWGHGGREHVGPTLGLRLRRPRLPAPQHRLGHGFLLGDVKGEAKNSITDSQMDDVEVIYTIDIQKHIPCYQLFSFYNSAGELNELALKKILSGCKKSVIGWYKFRRNTDQTMTFRERLLHKNLQSHLSNQGLVFLLLTSSVMTESCSTYRLEHALHRPQEGLFQKVPLVVTNLGMAEQQGYRTVSGSCISSGFVRAVRQHRSEFFYEDGSLQEVHKINEMYATLQEELKKICSTVEASERSVEKLLAEVSQLKEEIKRKKQLSCSEDRDYPGEPKENVLLCQALQTFFPNSGLQTCIVSFKGRQISKNCCNIDHNINVMDKLTLMVEERDFTEAETRYLTKRKVRGTTTGSKSFKKSRSLQLHQKLLQDQEDSDQERKLMLSSTETDEDVLEEIRHTNEYPHSPTF; encoded by the exons ATGTGCCCGACagggcccggccctgccctgccgccgGTGGCCGCTgggggctcccgccgccgcggcgcggcccgccATTGTTGGGGGCATGGAGGGCGAGAGCACGTCGGCCCTACTCTCGGGCTTCGTCTTCGGCGCCCTCGCCTTCCAGCACCTCAGCACCGACTCGGACACG GTTTTCTCCTTGGAGATGTGAAAGGTGAAGCCAAGAACAGCATTACTGACTCACAAATGGATGATGTTGAAGTTATTTATACAATTG ATATACAGAAGCATATTCCATGCTACCAGTTGTTCAG CTTTTATAATTCTGCAGGAGAACTGAATGAACTTGCCCTGAAGAAAATACTATCAGGCTGTaagaag AGTGTAATAGGATGGTACAAATTCAGACGTAACACAGACCAGACCATGACATTCCGTGAAAGACTTCTTCATAAGAATTTACAGTCACACCTATCCAATCAGGGTCTTGTATTCCTTTTATTAACCTCTAGCGTGATGACAGAAAGTTGTTCTACTTACAGACTGGAACATGCCTTACATCGGCCACAAGAAGG tCTTTTCCAGAAAGTTCCTTTGGTGGTTACCAACTTGGGTATGGCAGAACAGCAAGGTTATAGAACAGTGTCTGGTTCCTGCatatcttctggttttgtgcGAGCAGTAAGACAACACAG GTCAGAATTCTTTTATGAAGATGGATCCTTACAAGAGGTTCATAAGATAAATGAGATGTATGCCACCTTGCAGGAGGAACTGAAG aaaatatgcTCTACAGTAGAAGCCAGTGAACGATCTGTAGAGAAACTCTTAGCAGAGGTGAGccaattaaaagaagaaataaagaggaaaaaacaactaAGTTGTTCAG aagacagaGACTACCCAGGAGAGCCAAAGGAGAATGTTCTCCTTTGTCAGgcactgcaaacatttttccccaATTCTGGACTTCAGACATGTATTGTTTCCTTCAAAGGCCGACAGATATCCAAGAACTGCTGTAACATTGACCATAATATTAATGTCATGGACAAACTGACTCTCATGGTAGAAGAAAGAGACTTCACTGAAGCTGAAACAAGATACCTAACCAAGCGTAAAGTCAGAGGGACCACAACAGGATCAAAGTCATTCAAGAAATCCAGATCACTGCAGCTTCACCAAAAATTACTTCAAGACCAAGAGGACAGTGACCAGGAAAGGAAGCTTATGCTCAGTAGCACTGAAACAGATGAGGATGTGTTGGAAGAAATTAGACACACAAATGAATACCCACACTCTCCTACTTTCTGA
- the MRPS18C gene encoding small ribosomal subunit protein bS18m, producing the protein MAVQTVAARRPWRRLVPAVLWERPRRLQHERQPGWSDQPIQMENPYKEPPKKCILCGINVDYKNVQLLSQFVSPHTGCIYGRHITGLCNKKQKEVTKAIKRAHVFGFMPVMFKNPSFLTDPKICNVKYPE; encoded by the exons ATGGCGGTGCAGACTGTGGCAGCACGGAGGCCCTGGCGGAGGCTGGTGCCCG CCGTGCTGTGGGAGCGGCCGCGCCGCCTGCAGCACGAGCGACAGCCCGGCTGGTCCGACCAG CCCATACAAATGGAGAACCCCTATAAAGAACCTCCTAAAAAATGCATCTTATGTGGAATAAATGTGGACTACAAGAATGTGCAG cttCTTTCCCAGTTTGTTTCTCCGCATACTGGCTGCATTTATGGCAGGCATATAACAG GCTTGTGCaacaagaagcagaaggaagttACAAAAGCCATTAAAAGAGCTCATGTATTTG GATTTATGCCAGTTATGTTTAAGAACCCATCATTTCTCACAGACCCCAAGATATGTAATGTCAAGTATCCAGAGTAA
- the ABRAXAS1 gene encoding BRCA1-A complex subunit Abraxas 1 isoform X2 has product MEGESTSALLSGFVFGALAFQHLSTDSDTEGFLLGDVKGEAKNSITDSQMDDVEVIYTIDIQKHIPCYQLFSFYNSAGELNELALKKILSGCKKSVIGWYKFRRNTDQTMTFRERLLHKNLQSHLSNQGLVFLLLTSSVMTESCSTYRLEHALHRPQEGLFQKVPLVVTNLGMAEQQGYRTVSGSCISSGFVRAVRQHRSEFFYEDGSLQEVHKINEMYATLQEELKKICSTVEASERSVEKLLAEVSQLKEEIKRKKQLSCSEDRDYPGEPKENVLLCQALQTFFPNSGLQTCIVSFKGRQISKNCCNIDHNINVMDKLTLMVEERDFTEAETRYLTKRKVRGTTTGSKSFKKSRSLQLHQKLLQDQEDSDQERKLMLSSTETDEDVLEEIRHTNEYPHSPTF; this is encoded by the exons ATGGAGGGCGAGAGCACGTCGGCCCTACTCTCGGGCTTCGTCTTCGGCGCCCTCGCCTTCCAGCACCTCAGCACCGACTCGGACACG GAAGGTTTTCTCCTTGGAGATGTGAAAGGTGAAGCCAAGAACAGCATTACTGACTCACAAATGGATGATGTTGAAGTTATTTATACAATTG ATATACAGAAGCATATTCCATGCTACCAGTTGTTCAG CTTTTATAATTCTGCAGGAGAACTGAATGAACTTGCCCTGAAGAAAATACTATCAGGCTGTaagaag AGTGTAATAGGATGGTACAAATTCAGACGTAACACAGACCAGACCATGACATTCCGTGAAAGACTTCTTCATAAGAATTTACAGTCACACCTATCCAATCAGGGTCTTGTATTCCTTTTATTAACCTCTAGCGTGATGACAGAAAGTTGTTCTACTTACAGACTGGAACATGCCTTACATCGGCCACAAGAAGG tCTTTTCCAGAAAGTTCCTTTGGTGGTTACCAACTTGGGTATGGCAGAACAGCAAGGTTATAGAACAGTGTCTGGTTCCTGCatatcttctggttttgtgcGAGCAGTAAGACAACACAG GTCAGAATTCTTTTATGAAGATGGATCCTTACAAGAGGTTCATAAGATAAATGAGATGTATGCCACCTTGCAGGAGGAACTGAAG aaaatatgcTCTACAGTAGAAGCCAGTGAACGATCTGTAGAGAAACTCTTAGCAGAGGTGAGccaattaaaagaagaaataaagaggaaaaaacaactaAGTTGTTCAG aagacagaGACTACCCAGGAGAGCCAAAGGAGAATGTTCTCCTTTGTCAGgcactgcaaacatttttccccaATTCTGGACTTCAGACATGTATTGTTTCCTTCAAAGGCCGACAGATATCCAAGAACTGCTGTAACATTGACCATAATATTAATGTCATGGACAAACTGACTCTCATGGTAGAAGAAAGAGACTTCACTGAAGCTGAAACAAGATACCTAACCAAGCGTAAAGTCAGAGGGACCACAACAGGATCAAAGTCATTCAAGAAATCCAGATCACTGCAGCTTCACCAAAAATTACTTCAAGACCAAGAGGACAGTGACCAGGAAAGGAAGCTTATGCTCAGTAGCACTGAAACAGATGAGGATGTGTTGGAAGAAATTAGACACACAAATGAATACCCACACTCTCCTACTTTCTGA
- the ABRAXAS1 gene encoding BRCA1-A complex subunit Abraxas 1 isoform X4, with protein sequence MTFRERLLHKNLQSHLSNQGLVFLLLTSSVMTESCSTYRLEHALHRPQEGLFQKVPLVVTNLGMAEQQGYRTVSGSCISSGFVRAVRQHRSEFFYEDGSLQEVHKINEMYATLQEELKKICSTVEASERSVEKLLAEVSQLKEEIKRKKQLSCSEDRDYPGEPKENVLLCQALQTFFPNSGLQTCIVSFKGRQISKNCCNIDHNINVMDKLTLMVEERDFTEAETRYLTKRKVRGTTTGSKSFKKSRSLQLHQKLLQDQEDSDQERKLMLSSTETDEDVLEEIRHTNEYPHSPTF encoded by the exons ATGACATTCCGTGAAAGACTTCTTCATAAGAATTTACAGTCACACCTATCCAATCAGGGTCTTGTATTCCTTTTATTAACCTCTAGCGTGATGACAGAAAGTTGTTCTACTTACAGACTGGAACATGCCTTACATCGGCCACAAGAAGG tCTTTTCCAGAAAGTTCCTTTGGTGGTTACCAACTTGGGTATGGCAGAACAGCAAGGTTATAGAACAGTGTCTGGTTCCTGCatatcttctggttttgtgcGAGCAGTAAGACAACACAG GTCAGAATTCTTTTATGAAGATGGATCCTTACAAGAGGTTCATAAGATAAATGAGATGTATGCCACCTTGCAGGAGGAACTGAAG aaaatatgcTCTACAGTAGAAGCCAGTGAACGATCTGTAGAGAAACTCTTAGCAGAGGTGAGccaattaaaagaagaaataaagaggaaaaaacaactaAGTTGTTCAG aagacagaGACTACCCAGGAGAGCCAAAGGAGAATGTTCTCCTTTGTCAGgcactgcaaacatttttccccaATTCTGGACTTCAGACATGTATTGTTTCCTTCAAAGGCCGACAGATATCCAAGAACTGCTGTAACATTGACCATAATATTAATGTCATGGACAAACTGACTCTCATGGTAGAAGAAAGAGACTTCACTGAAGCTGAAACAAGATACCTAACCAAGCGTAAAGTCAGAGGGACCACAACAGGATCAAAGTCATTCAAGAAATCCAGATCACTGCAGCTTCACCAAAAATTACTTCAAGACCAAGAGGACAGTGACCAGGAAAGGAAGCTTATGCTCAGTAGCACTGAAACAGATGAGGATGTGTTGGAAGAAATTAGACACACAAATGAATACCCACACTCTCCTACTTTCTGA